Genomic DNA from Jonesia denitrificans DSM 20603:
GGTAGGAAGTTCGCTCACGACCCCACTCTAAAACACAACACCCCCACATAGGACCCCAACCGCGAACACCGGTTAACATCCCGTCAACAAAACCACCCAGCTCGTTACATAGTTGATACCTCACCAGGGTGATGTGAAACACAACGTCAATGAGCGGCACATACAGTGACGACATGACCACCCAACCGCGACGACAAACGCGTGGAACAGCCCGTCGAGACACAATCATCGACGCTGCCCGCAGCCTCATCACCCAGCACGGGCCCTCCTACCTCACCCACAGACGAGTCGCAGACACCGCTGGGGTGCCACTCGCGGCAACCACCTACTACTTCACCTCCCTCGTCGACCTCCTCGCCGCCGCCGGTGAACGCATGTGGTCATCGTGGACCACCCACACAGTCACCTGCGTCACCCAAGCACTTATGAACCCGCCACACACACCAGACGAATACAGCGCAGTGATCGTCGATGCGATCCTCCCCCCAGGCGACGACACCGCCCTGCGAGGCCACTACGAACACCTCATCAGCCAAGGACGCAACCACGCCTCCACCCCCACCCTGGATGCCTACCGGGCCACACATCGACAAGCAGTCGACACCCTCATCACCGCGCTAGGCCTCCCACTCACCGCCGACACCGTGATCGCCTGTGTCGAAGGCGCAGCCCTCCGCTCCCTGGGAAACCACGACACCCCCCGCGAGACCGCACGCCACCAACTCACCCTCCTGCTTGACGCAGCCACCCCCGCCCACGCCATTCCCGCATAAAGTAGAGGAGTGCACGTCTACTCCCTGCCCCTGACCACCCGCTTCCGCGGCATCACCACCCGCCACGGCGTCCTCACCCACGGTCCCCACGGGTGGGCAGAATTCTCCCCCTTCGAGGAATACGACGATACCGAAGCCACCGCCTGGTACCGGTGCGCCTGGGAAGCAGCACACCTCACCCCACCACCAACCCACCGCACTCGCATCCCCGTCAACGTCACCATCCCCGCCACCACGCCCGAACACGCCCACGCCCGCGTCCTCGCGTCACACGGCTGCACCACCGCAAAAGTGAAAGTCGCAGAACCTGGTCAAACCCTCGCCCACGACCAAGAACGCCTCGAAGCAGTCCGTGACGCACTCGGTCCCACCGGACACATCCGCATCGACGCCAACGGCGCCTGGGACCCCGACACCGCCCTCCACAACCTACGCCACCTCGACAAAGCCGCCGGTGGACTCCAATACGCCGAACAACCCTGCCCCACAGTCGAGGACCTCGCCACCCTACGCCGCCGCACCACCATCCCCATCGCCGCCGACGAATCCATCCGCCGCACAGGAGACCCTCACCGCGTCGTTGCCGCACACGCAGCCGACATCCTGATCCTCAAAGTCCAACCCCTCGGCGGCATCCGCGCCTGCCTCGAACTCGCCGAAGAACTTGCACTGCCCGTCGTCGTGTCCTCCGCCCTGGAATCATCGGTCGGTATCGCCTACGGACTCCAACTTGCCGCCAGCCTCCCCACCCTCGACTACGCCTGTGGACTGGCCACCACCTCACTGTTCACCACCGACACCGTCCCCACACCCCTCACCCCCACCAACGGCATGATGAACCTACCCATAGCCCAACCCACACCGCACACTCTCACCACCACCGCAGCACCCCCCACCGTCCGCACCTGGTGGGAACAGCGTGTCCACCGAGTCGCCGCGCTCGCAGGCCTGCCGCCACTCGCGTGAACAGGGCGTTAGGCTATGGCTATGTCTGCGCCTGACCTGTCCGCTGAGTTGCCCACGTCGTTGAGCACGGCGTGGGAGCTGATCACCCAGTTTGTGGCGCTTGGTGGACGCCACGTGGTTCTTTCGCCAGGATCTCGGTCCGCGCCTTTGGCGTATGTCGCAGCGGTTGCCCATGAGGCTGGGTTGCTGACACTGCATGTGCGCATCGACGAACGAAGCGCCGCGTTTGTCGCGTTAGGGATGGCCAAAGCGGATCCGAGTCGACCAGTTATTGTGGCCATGACATCAGGAACCGCGGTCGCGAACGCACATCCGGCAGTGCTTGAAGCTGACCACAGCGGATTGCCCCTCATCGTGGTGTCTGCAGACCGACCTTTTGAGTTGCGTGGCACCGGTGCCAACCAGACAACGACCCAACCAGGGATGTTTGGGTGTGCCGTGCGCTGGTCCACTGACATACCAGCGTTCGCGGGAGTGGACGGCATGACACCAGCCGATGCGCAGGCAACCCGAAACGCAGTGAACCGGGCGGTGGCCTACTCGGTGGGGTCGGTTGGGGGCCCTCGTGGCCCCGTGCACATCAATGTGGCATTCCGAGACCCGCTTGCCCCATCATCTGAGCAACGTGAGGAACTTGTCCGCCGCGCACAACGTGTGCGCGCCAACGGGTTAGACGGTGGGACTGTGTTTGTGTCCAGTTACCCACCGAACGATGCCTCCATCACCGCTGGCCAAACAAGAAACACTGACGTCACACATGATGTGATTGACGGTCTTCGCACCACCACACGCACGGTCATCCTCGCGGGTGACACCGCCCCCACCCAGATCATTGACATCGCTGAGCGGTATGGGTGGCCGATCCTCGCTGAACCCTCGTCAGGGGTCAACGGGGCAGCGCCAACCATTGCTGGTGGGGCGCTGATCCTGGCCCGTGCAGGACACCCCATCAGCAGCGTCTACCGTACGTTGGTCGAGCAAGTTGAGCACGTTATTGTTGTGGGGCACCCCACATTGAGTCGTGATGCGATTGCGCTGATGCGTCGCGCCCCACAGCTGACAATCGCACCAGATCACCGGGTCCAATGGACAGACCCCACGGGGACAGCAACGGCAGTCATCCCGTTCTCTGTTCTTTCCCCTCACCTTCGCTCCGCAACCGCTGTGTCCACCGACGCCACCTGGCTGTCTCGGTGGCAGCAGGCCGGCAGCGACCTGCTCACTCAACTTTCCGAGCAACTGGACGCACAGGAACAGTTTTCCGCTCCCGGGCACTTAGCGCCATACCAGTATGTGCGCGCGCTCGTGGCCAGTGTGACCCCCCAGCACATCCTCATGGTGGGGGCGTCCTCGGTGATCCGCGATATTGATCGCGTCGCCCCTGTTCCTGCGTGCGTGCAGGTGTACGCGAACCGTGGGTTGGCGGGAATTGATGGCACTGTCTCGACAGCGCAGGGCATCGCCTTGACCTCGCCCGACCGTCACACTGTCTTGGTCCTTGGTGACCTCACTTTCCTCCACGACATCAATGGTCTTGTCATTGGCCCAGAAGAGCCCCCCGTGTCGTTGACCATTGTTGTCCTCAACGACAACGGTGGGGCGATCTTTGGTGGGCTTGAACATGCCCGCAGCGGCGACCCAGCCCTGCTGGAACGAGTGTTTGCCACCCCGCATGGCGCGCGCATCGACGATCTTGCCCGCGGGTACGGGGCCACCTATCAGCGGGTTAACACACCAGAAGACCTCGGTGGCATGCTCACAGTCAAGCCTGCTGGGATTCACGTCGTCGAGGTCGTCACCTCACGGGAAGAACGAGGAAACCTTGATGCACTTCTCTCACAGTGAACACCGCTGTGACCAGCAATTATAAGGCTTTTCACAGTTTTTGAAGTGAACTCCCAGGCAGTTTTGGGCGCCATGTCAGTCCACCGGTGTTTTCTTGTAGTGACACAAGGAGGACATGATGACTACACCAGAAAACACCACACCACACTCAGACCACCACAACGGTGCCCCAACTCCCACCAGCGCACAACAATCGTTGCCTGTTGATGCCCAACCCACCACGTCGCTACCTGCGACACCGCCACCACCACCAAGCATCCCGACCCCGCCTCCCGCCGCCCCCGAGGCACCCAGGGCACACACTCCACGGCAACGCCTCTGGCTGCCCATCACCACCACAGCTGTTCTCACTGCGATCCTTGCATCGCTGGGGACTGCCACCGCGATCAACGCATGGCCACAACAAGACGAACCGGCTCAACCTGCCCCCACCGCAGCAACCCAAGACACAACAACGACCGCGCCTGTCGCCCACTCCACGTCCACCAACCCTGACTGGCAGGCAGTCACATCGGCAGTCTCAGCCTCAGTCGTAGCCATCGAGGTCGACGCTCAAAGCGGGTCAGGTCAAGGGTCCGGAGTAATCATTGACTCGGACGGGCGGATCCTCACCAACAACCACGTTGTGGAATCAGGTGAACAAGGCACGATCACGGTCACTCTGGACGACGGTCGGATCTTTGACGCAACGATCACAGGTCTTGACGCAGCCACCGACCTTGCTGTCATCACACTGACAGACCCGCCCGCAGACCTCGTCCCCGCCATCTTCGCTGACTCTAACGATGTCACTGTCGGAGACTCAGTCATCGCCATTGGAAACCCCCTTGGCCTGTCGCAAACCGCAACCACCGGGATCGTTTCTGCGCTCAACAGGCCCGTAACGACAGCCCAAACAGAAGACGGAACCCTCGTCGTCACCAACGCCATCCAAATTGACGCCGCCATTAACCCCGGTAACTCCGGTGGGCCACTGTTCAACGCCCAAGGCGAGGTCATCGGAATCACCTCGTCTATTGCAACAATGTCGCAAGGAATGTCCGGAAGTTCCGGGTCCATCGGACTCGGATTCGCGATCCCCGCGAACTTGGCGCAAAACATTGGTGACCAACTCATCGCCAACGGCGAAGCAGAACATGCCTTCCTTGGTGTGTCCATGACGGACGGCACCGCAGAAGTCGACGGTGCCACCCGCCAAGGCGCGCTCGTGGCAGAAGTCAGTGACGGGAGCCCAGCAGACAATGCCGGGATTACCGCTCAAGACCTCATCATCTCTTTGAACGGCAAACCTGTGACCGGAGCTGAATCGCTGACTGGTCTCGTGCGCGAACTTCAATCAGGCCAACAAGTCCCGGTAGAAGTGGTCCGTGACGGCACAACCCGCACCGTGACCGTGACCCTGGCTAGTCGCACCGAAAACGCGACCACCGCACCACAAAACGACGACACGACACCAGACTCCACCCAACCCAACAACATCCCGGACCTCAACGACCTCTTTGGTCAGCGTCCAGGACGTCAAGGGTAACCCGGAGAAGAACAAGGGCAAAGGTCAGGGACCTACGCCACCCCACCTTGCAACGCCGACACCATCGGAGCGAGCTTCGCGTCAGTCTCAACTAACTCATCAGCTGGGACTGACGCGGCAACAATGCCGCACCCAGCGAACACGCGCATCACCCTGGCATCGGTTGGGTCAAGGTGGCCAGAGCGCAACGCAATACCCCACTCACCATCACCATCACCACCCATCCACCCCACCGGGCCCGCATACCGGCCACGGTCCATCAACTCAATGTCCGCGATCATGTGAGCAGCCCGCACAGTCGGTGTGCCACACACCGCTGCAGTCGGGTGAAGCGCCGCCGCCAACGACAACGACGTTTCATGACGGTGCGGATCAATCACCCCAGTCACATCACTGGCCAAATGCAACACGTTCGGCAAATGCAGCACAAAAGGCGACTCAGGAACATTTAACGACGTGCAGTGAGGAGCCAACGCCTCCGCTACCGAAATCACCGCATACTCATGCTCCTCGAGATCCTTTGATGACTTCGCCAACAACCCGGCACGAGCAGTATCGGTTTCATCATCGCCCGTCCGCTGGATAGTGCCCGCCAACACCCGTGACGTTGCCAACCCGCGCTCCGCACGCACCAGCAACTCCGGGGTCGCCCCCACCAAACCCCCCACACTAAACGTCCAACACCCCTGATACGCAGACACCAAATGCGTCAACAAAAATCGGGTATCAATAGGACGTTCGGCAGTAGCCACCACATCGCGAGCCAGCACAATCTTGTCCAGCTCACCGCCACGAATCCTCCCGACAGCCTGTGCCACAATGTCCATCCACTGCGCACGCGACACCGACCCATCCGAAAACGACACCGACCCCGCCGACACCACCGGGTCATGGTGACGCACCTCATCCAAATGCGCAGCCAACAAATCCACATGCGCACTGGTCTGACCCGAGGCATCCTCCGCACAAATCGTTGTCAACCACCACGACGACCCGCGACGCCCCACCACAACCTTCGGCACAATAAGAACCGACTCATCAGCAGACGCATACGAAAAAGCAAACGACCCAAACGCAACCAAGCCCGTGCCTGCACGACGCACATCGTCACGCACCACCGCCAACTCGCGCACCTGCGCCCACCACGCCTGCGCCGCCTCAAACCGCTGCGGACCAGAAGTCACCACCCGAGCAGCCTCACCCCAACCCACCAACCCCTCACCACGACGCACCCACGCCAACGCACCAGAACCAGGCAACACCGCCAACAGGGCATCCACACCCTCACCCAACGGCTCCACCGAAACAGTATGCGCCACCAACCTCGGCACCTGCCCCGACACACTCCCAGACGACAACGACGACGACGCGACACGATCAACAGGATTCACAAGCCCCACTGTAACGCTCAGCGCCACCAACCGGTCTGCAATAATGAGCACATGCCACGAGCCGACCTCGACAAAAAGCCCACCGACGTCGCCGCGATGTTCGACGGAATCGCCCGCCGCTACGACCTCACCAACGACATCATCTCCCTCGGCCAAGACCGCCGCTGGCGTCGCGCCACCGTCGACGCCGTCAACGCCCAACCCGGGGAACGCATCCTCGACCTCGCTGCCGGAACCGGCACCTCCTCACTCCCGTTCGACGCTGCAGGAGCACGCGTCATCCCCTGCGACTTCTCCACCGGGATGCTCGCAGTAGGCCGCAGCAGGCGTCCCGACCTGCCCTTCATCGCCGGCGACGCCATGAAACTTCCCTTCGCCGACGAATCATTCGACGCCGCAACCATCTCCTTTGGCCTGCGCAACGTCGCCGACACCCACGCAGCGCTCGCCGAGATTCTCCGGGTGTTGCGTCCTGGCGGGCGGCTTGTTGTGTGTGAATTTTCCACACCCACGTGGGGTCCGATGCGCACCGTGTACTCCGAATATCTGATGAAGGCGCTGCCGCGGGTGGCAGGGGCGATCACCTCAGATTCGGGGTCCTATTCGTACCTGGCTGAGTCCATTGCCCACTGGCCTGATCAAGAAACGTTGGGGGCCTTGATGCTGCGTGTGGGCTACCGTCCTGTGCGTTACCGAAACCTCAGCGGAGGCATTGTAGCTTTGCACCATGCTGCGAAACCTCACAG
This window encodes:
- a CDS encoding TetR/AcrR family transcriptional regulator, producing MTTQPRRQTRGTARRDTIIDAARSLITQHGPSYLTHRRVADTAGVPLAATTYYFTSLVDLLAAAGERMWSSWTTHTVTCVTQALMNPPHTPDEYSAVIVDAILPPGDDTALRGHYEHLISQGRNHASTPTLDAYRATHRQAVDTLITALGLPLTADTVIACVEGAALRSLGNHDTPRETARHQLTLLLDAATPAHAIPA
- a CDS encoding o-succinylbenzoate synthase; this translates as MHVYSLPLTTRFRGITTRHGVLTHGPHGWAEFSPFEEYDDTEATAWYRCAWEAAHLTPPPTHRTRIPVNVTIPATTPEHAHARVLASHGCTTAKVKVAEPGQTLAHDQERLEAVRDALGPTGHIRIDANGAWDPDTALHNLRHLDKAAGGLQYAEQPCPTVEDLATLRRRTTIPIAADESIRRTGDPHRVVAAHAADILILKVQPLGGIRACLELAEELALPVVVSSALESSVGIAYGLQLAASLPTLDYACGLATTSLFTTDTVPTPLTPTNGMMNLPIAQPTPHTLTTTAAPPTVRTWWEQRVHRVAALAGLPPLA
- the menD gene encoding 2-succinyl-5-enolpyruvyl-6-hydroxy-3-cyclohexene-1-carboxylic-acid synthase, whose product is MSAPDLSAELPTSLSTAWELITQFVALGGRHVVLSPGSRSAPLAYVAAVAHEAGLLTLHVRIDERSAAFVALGMAKADPSRPVIVAMTSGTAVANAHPAVLEADHSGLPLIVVSADRPFELRGTGANQTTTQPGMFGCAVRWSTDIPAFAGVDGMTPADAQATRNAVNRAVAYSVGSVGGPRGPVHINVAFRDPLAPSSEQREELVRRAQRVRANGLDGGTVFVSSYPPNDASITAGQTRNTDVTHDVIDGLRTTTRTVILAGDTAPTQIIDIAERYGWPILAEPSSGVNGAAPTIAGGALILARAGHPISSVYRTLVEQVEHVIVVGHPTLSRDAIALMRRAPQLTIAPDHRVQWTDPTGTATAVIPFSVLSPHLRSATAVSTDATWLSRWQQAGSDLLTQLSEQLDAQEQFSAPGHLAPYQYVRALVASVTPQHILMVGASSVIRDIDRVAPVPACVQVYANRGLAGIDGTVSTAQGIALTSPDRHTVLVLGDLTFLHDINGLVIGPEEPPVSLTIVVLNDNGGAIFGGLEHARSGDPALLERVFATPHGARIDDLARGYGATYQRVNTPEDLGGMLTVKPAGIHVVEVVTSREERGNLDALLSQ
- a CDS encoding S1C family serine protease translates to MTTPENTTPHSDHHNGAPTPTSAQQSLPVDAQPTTSLPATPPPPPSIPTPPPAAPEAPRAHTPRQRLWLPITTTAVLTAILASLGTATAINAWPQQDEPAQPAPTAATQDTTTTAPVAHSTSTNPDWQAVTSAVSASVVAIEVDAQSGSGQGSGVIIDSDGRILTNNHVVESGEQGTITVTLDDGRIFDATITGLDAATDLAVITLTDPPADLVPAIFADSNDVTVGDSVIAIGNPLGLSQTATTGIVSALNRPVTTAQTEDGTLVVTNAIQIDAAINPGNSGGPLFNAQGEVIGITSSIATMSQGMSGSSGSIGLGFAIPANLAQNIGDQLIANGEAEHAFLGVSMTDGTAEVDGATRQGALVAEVSDGSPADNAGITAQDLIISLNGKPVTGAESLTGLVRELQSGQQVPVEVVRDGTTRTVTVTLASRTENATTAPQNDDTTPDSTQPNNIPDLNDLFGQRPGRQG
- a CDS encoding isochorismate synthase; this translates as MNPVDRVASSSLSSGSVSGQVPRLVAHTVSVEPLGEGVDALLAVLPGSGALAWVRRGEGLVGWGEAARVVTSGPQRFEAAQAWWAQVRELAVVRDDVRRAGTGLVAFGSFAFSYASADESVLIVPKVVVGRRGSSWWLTTICAEDASGQTSAHVDLLAAHLDEVRHHDPVVSAGSVSFSDGSVSRAQWMDIVAQAVGRIRGGELDKIVLARDVVATAERPIDTRFLLTHLVSAYQGCWTFSVGGLVGATPELLVRAERGLATSRVLAGTIQRTGDDETDTARAGLLAKSSKDLEEHEYAVISVAEALAPHCTSLNVPESPFVLHLPNVLHLASDVTGVIDPHRHETSLSLAAALHPTAAVCGTPTVRAAHMIADIELMDRGRYAGPVGWMGGDGDGEWGIALRSGHLDPTDARVMRVFAGCGIVAASVPADELVETDAKLAPMVSALQGGVA
- a CDS encoding demethylmenaquinone methyltransferase, which produces MPRADLDKKPTDVAAMFDGIARRYDLTNDIISLGQDRRWRRATVDAVNAQPGERILDLAAGTGTSSLPFDAAGARVIPCDFSTGMLAVGRSRRPDLPFIAGDAMKLPFADESFDAATISFGLRNVADTHAALAEILRVLRPGGRLVVCEFSTPTWGPMRTVYSEYLMKALPRVAGAITSDSGSYSYLAESIAHWPDQETLGALMLRVGYRPVRYRNLSGGIVALHHAAKPHSERQ